The Etheostoma cragini isolate CJK2018 chromosome 15, CSU_Ecrag_1.0, whole genome shotgun sequence genome window below encodes:
- the tbcd gene encoding tubulin-specific chaperone D isoform X2: MALSETENECPGGEGGESIVQTCVLGGFGESCETRALLSSLPEVHGSTMTSESATQRFLVIMNRYQEQPHLLDPHLEWMLNIILEFVRSEKSPPSLVHLSFKFLYIICKVRGYKIFMQLLPHEVADVQPVLDLLSRQDPKDSETWETRYMLLLWLSMTCLIPFDLYRLDGHLESDSGKAREPTMDRILAIAKSYLLVCDSPRDAASVLVSKFMTRPDVKQKRLGDFLDWSLTTISQTNDQSVRDIMVLDGALQSLAKLFKHGKRDDLLQYAPTILQCLEQKNLSESSQAMLRKLGVKLIQRLGLTFLKPRLATWRYQRGSRSLAANLSMSQSTTVAVTPEVETHKLEEDYDIPEELETVIEHLLVGLKDKETIVRWSAAKGIGRVTGRLPKELADEVVGSVLDCFSFQETDNAWHGGCLALAELGRRGLLLPSRLTDVVPLIVKSLTYDEKRGACSVGSNVRDSACYVCWSFARAYEPEELEPFVTQIASALLITAVFDRNVNCRRAASAAFQENVGRQGTFPHGIDIVTAADYYAVGNINNCYLNISVYIASFPEYTKAMIDHLIAMKINHWDSVIRELSTKALHNLTPKAPKYMATTVLPQILPMAVGIDLHSRHGAIMACSEITHALYKLGVQTNRTVVDVISSECVDALKNIHQTLHDRKQYRGFGGELMRPAMCGLIEKLSRSKMPFKNETVITGWQSLIDDTIKNLHLVSSGVKDCIMVAVVAALSALCEEYYQDEPGQADSAMQDVLLSQYIEGLKSPQMLTRCGSALALGSLPRFMIQSKLNQILKGLQQMCTVSQKDGNFTEARRDAVKAIAQVCVKAGVCAHGSPDSALCSENVAEVYDALLNSMNDYTTDSRGDVGAWVREAAMTSLMEVTKLVASNAPEILLPDLVKCMMCCLAQQSAEKIDHYRAHAGSVFLQLLHSTDPAVPHIPHQEELLSIFPVETTTSLNWNAPSQAFQYITQLLGLPQYQYHTLLGLTVSVGGITESTVHFSSQSLFDYLRGIQDNNAALTQFGDALLSIFRDNLRNDRVSIPFLKMLDQILANSCFEIFTTQENHQFCVDLLALCKECKKTKDIAKLRACVTVFCGLIQFQGEVRKNVLSQLLMLLCHSYPVIRKTTASQMYEMLLTYDDVINPEMLDDVMTVLSDTNWESDLATVRTHRNQLCDWLGVPRPQVVTKRSVQVS; the protein is encoded by the exons ATGGCATTATCGGAGACAGAGAATGAATGTCCCGGTGGTGAAGGAGGAGAGTCCATTGTTCAAACGTGCGTGTTGGGGGGCTTCGGTGAGAGCTGCGAGACCAGAGCTCTCCTCTCCAGCCTGCCGGAGGTTCACGGGAGCACGATGACAAGCGAGTCCGCCACACAGAGGTTCTTAG TGATAATGAACAGATATCAAGAGCAGCCTCATCTACTGGACCCACACTTAG aaTGGATGCTGAACATAATACTGGAGTTTGTGAGGAGTGAGAAGTCTCCCCCTTCATTGGTTCATTTGAGCTTTAAGTTTCTCTACATCATCTGTAAG GTCAGAGGTTATAAAATCTTCATGCAGCTTCTTCCCCATGAGGTTGCAGATGTCCAGCCAGTTCTCGACCTGCTGTCCAGGCAGGATCCCAAAGACTCAGAG ACTTGGGAAACTCgctacatgttgttgttgtggctgTCCATGACCTGCCTTATACCCTTTGACCTTTATCGTCTGGATGGTCATCTGGAGTCAGATAGTGGCAAGGCCAGAGAGCCCACCATGGACCGTATTTTAGCCATTGCAAAG tcTTATCTCCTCGTCTGTGATAGTCCGAGGGATGCGGCATCTGTACTGGTATCAAA GTTCATGACACGCCCTGATGTGAAACAGAAGCGTCTCGGAGACTTTTTGGACTGGAGCCTGACCACCATATCCCAGACCAATGACCAGTCAGTGAGAGACATTATGGTGCTGGATGGTGCCCTGCAGTCTCTG GCAAAGCTTTTCAAACATGGAAAAAGAGATGACCTCCTACAGTATG CGCCTACAATCCTGCAATGTCTGGAGCAGAAGAATCTTTCAGAGAGCAGCCAGGCCATGCTGAGGAAGCTTGGTGTCAAACTAATCCAGAGACTTGGCCTCACCTTTCTGAAGCCACGTTTGGCCACTTGGAG GTACCAGAGAGGCAGCCGCTCCCTGGCAGCAAACCTTTCCATGTCCCAATCTACCACAGTTGCCGTGACTCCTGAAGTGGAGACGCACAAATTGGAGGAGGACTATGACATTCCTGAGGAACTGGAGACTGTTATCG aGCATCTGCTGGTGGGACTGAAAGATAAGGAAACAATTGTGCGCTGGTCCGCAGCAAAGGG CATTGGGAGGGTGACAGGAAGGCTTCCCAAGGAGCTGGCAGATGAGGTGGTTGGATCAGTGCTGGACTGCTTCAG CTTCCAGGAAACAGACAACGCTTGGCATGGAGGTTGCCTGGCACTGGCAGAACTTGGAAGAAGAGGCCTGCTGCTCCCTTCACGGTTGACAGATG TTGTGCCTCTCATTGTCAAATCCCTGACCTACGATGAAAAGAGGGGAGCGTGCAGTGTTGGTTCCAATGTGCGTGACTCTGCCTGCTACGTGTGCTGGTCTTTCGCCAGAGCTTATGAACCTGAAGAGCTCGAGCCTTTTGTCACTCAGATTGCCAG TGCTTTGCTGATCACAGCTGTGTTCGACCGAAATGTAAACTGCCGCAGAGCCGCCTCA GCTGCCTTCCAGGAGAATGTTGGTAGACAG GGGACATTTCCTCACGGTATTGACATTGTGACTGCAGCAGACTACTATGCCGTTGGAAATATTAATAACTGCTATCTGAACATCAG TGTCTATATAGCTAGTTTCCCAGAGTACACCAAGGCCATGATTGATCATTTGATAGCTATGAAGATCAACCACTGGGATAG tGTGATCCGGGAGCTTTCTACTAAAGCACTCCACAATCTGACGCCTAAAGCACCTAAATATATGGCAACAACGG TTTTGCCACAGATTTTGCCCATGGCAGTGGGCATTGACCTCCACAGTCGCCATGGAGCCATCATGGCATGTTCAGAGATCACACACGCTCTCTACAAACTGGGCGTTCAGACTAACAG GACTGTGGTGGACGTAATTTCCTCAGAATGTGTGgatgcattaaaaaacattcaccAAACG CTACATGACAGAAAACAATACAG GGGTTTTGGTGGAGAGCTAATGAGGCCAGCTA TGTGCGGTCTTATTGAAAAGCTGTCCCGCTCCAAAATGCCATTCAAGAACGAAACTGTAATCA CTGGCTGGCAGTCGCTTATTGACGACACCATAAAGAATCTGCATCTCGTTTCGAGTGGTGTGAAGGATTGCATTATG GTTGCCGTGGTAGCGGCCTTGTCCGCCTTGTGTGAGGAGTACTACCAGGACGAGCCAGGCCAGGCAGACTCAGCAATGCAGG atGTCCTGTTATCTCAGTACATTGAAGGGCTGAAGAGTCCACAGATGCTGACTCGCTGTGGATCTGCCCTTGCCCTCGGCTCTCTGCCAAGATTTATGATCCAGAGCAAATTGAATCAG atcCTTAAAGGCCTCCAGCAGATGTGCACTGTCAGCCAGAAGGATGGGAATTTTACAGAGGCGAGGAGAGATGCAGTCAAAGCAATTGCTCA agtgtgtgtgaaggcTGGTGTTTGTGCCCATGGCTCCCCAGACTCTGCCCTATGCTCGGAAAATGTGGCAGAGGTGTATGACGCTCTGCTCAACAGCATGAATGACTACACAACAGACAGCCGAGGGGACGTTGGTGCTTG GGTGAGAGAGGCAGCGATGACTAGTCTGATGGAAGTGACTAAGCTGGTTGCCAGCAATGCTCCGGAGATCCTTTTGCCAGACCT AGTGAAGTGCATGATGTGCTGCCTGGCCCAGCAGTCAGCAGAAAAGATTGACCACTACAGAGCCCACGCTGGCAGCGTCTTCTTGCAGCTCCTTCATAGCACAGATCCTGCAGTACCTCACATCCCCCACCAAGAGGAGTTGTTGAGCATATTCCCTGT tgAGACCACAACCAGTCTTAACTGGAATGCTCCATCCCAAGCTTTCCAGTATATCACCCAGCTGCTTGGACTGCCCCAGTATCAGTACCACACCCTGCTGGGCCTCACTGTGTCTGTGGGAGGGATAACCGAGTCCACA GTGCATTTTTCTTCTCAGTCGTTGTTTGACTATCTGAGAGGGATCCAGGACAACAATGCTGCTCTGACACAGTTTGGAGATGCGTTGCTGAGTATCTTCAGAGACAATCTCCGCAAtgacag GGTGTCTATTCCTTTTCTTAAGATGCTCGATCAGATTCTTGCTAACAGCTGCTTTGAAATCTTTACCACACAAGAGAA cCATCAGTTCTGTGTAGACCTGTTGGCCCTTTGCAAAGAATGCAAGAAGACTAAAGATATCGCCAAGCTACGCGCCTGTGTAACTGT CTTCTGTGGGTTGATCCAGTTCCAGGGTGAGGTGAGGAAGAACGTTTTGTCCCAGCTGCTGATGCTACTTTGCCATTCCTACCCTGTG ATCAGAAAGACAACAGCCAGCCAGATGTACGAGATGCTGCTGACCTACGATGATGTCATAAATCCGGAAATGTTGGATGATGTCATGACCGTGCTAAGTGATACTAATTG GGAGAGTGACCTTGCCACAGTACGGACCCACAGGAATCAGCTTTGTGATTGGTTGGGAGTCCCCAGACCACAGGTGGTTACCAAG AGAAGTGTCCAGGTTTCCTGA
- the znf750 gene encoding zinc finger protein 750, which yields METAQERKPKRPHYIPRPPGKPFKYQCFQCPFTCNEKSHLFNHMKYNLCKNSISLMSQKNGQTARRVKAVVKGDTIKPKDCQSPPPAVQNNIPETQGTEENNAESRDDTEEVDVECDSPVNKDSHSVAKSNTLIEGEDMESNEPLPRPSAFYPVTPKSEEAEAFKSEDSQAPVPTFNHPGFPWGPISSSIPLKSFTPTMVAEYSPYLLSDRPLYPPYYLPANHHANEPNSPSFRPEFPDPQRPVVPQPIAPPHTSLFPPHPYRYCHPFHPGPPLHFGLYRPHEISMQITGSRYLPLDLYGPTLGPKDYDPYMHSRPRHDSLNTSTQEESNNGQSEDKETRLSPLEGCSALGSPDRPSHAHTIQRDTEGPHYTGDSQSITQLGRTAAATQPIKTDLRHDESAENMQQLGSLHVDGGPPETSRYSSMPLSKPYPETTPDQNDEDNRDDLAPLNLSTRNQDKESSPYDHRLRVSDTEKINGEELPLNLSLRASYSSPVHSSTLSTLKDLQHRPDTELDEERCDQRQTAALALCQLATASSAASLWDLSPADRPSEGSTDTKSSCFPKKTKRTTKAKKTVIKRANSGQAENKSHAPNKKAKAPGRVLRRRPRCS from the exons ATGGAAACTGCTCAAGAACGCAAGCCAAAAAGACCTCACTATATACCCCGACCGCCAGGCAAGCCTTTCAAGTACCAGTGTTTCCAGTGTCCTTTCACCTGCAACGAAAAGTCCCATCTCTTCAACCACATGAAATATAACTTGTGTAAAAACTCCATCTCCCTGATGTCACAGAAAAATGGGCAAACAGCCCGAAGGGTCAAAGCTGTAGTAAAGGGAGACACTATCAAACCTAAGGACTGTCAGAGCCCACCGCCAGCAGTTCAGAACAATATTCCTGAGACACAGGGAACTGAGGAGAACAACGCTGAGAGCAGAGATGACACAGAAGAAGTTGACGTTGAGTGTGACAGTCCAGTCAATAAAGACAGCCACAGTGTAGCGAAATCAAATACACTAATAGAGGGAGAGGACATGGAGAGCAATGAGCCTCTGCCGCGCCCATCTGCCTTCTACCCTGTCACACCCAAAAGTGAGGAAGCAGAAGCCTTTAAGTCGGAGGACTCACAAGCTCCTGTGCCCACTTTCAACCACCCAGGTTTCCCATGGGGCCCGATTTCATCATCCATTCCCTTAAAATCATTCACCCCTACCATGGTTGCTGAATACTCTCCTTATCTCCTGTCTGACCGGCCCCTGTATCCACCCTACTACCTCCCAGCAAACCACCATGCAAATGAGCCAAACTCTCCTTCTTTCCGGCCAGAATTTCCGGATCCCCAGAGGCCTGTGGTGCCACAACCCATTGCCCCACCTCACACTTCACTCTTTCCCCCACATCCATACAGATACTGCCACCCTTTTCACCCGGGCCCCCCTCTGCATTTTGGCTTGTACAGACCCCATGAGATCTCCATGCAAATTACAGGGTCCAGATATCTACCATTGGATTTGTATGGCCCAACCCTTGGGCCTAAGGATTATGACCCATACATGCATTCACGTCCCCGTCACGACAGCCTCAACACATCTACACAAGAGGAGAGCAACAATGGGCAAAGTGAAGACAAGGAAACCCGGCTGAGTCCTTTAGAGGGCTGTTCAGCCTTGGGGTCCCCTGACAGACCCAGTCATGCACACACCATccaaagagacacagagggcCCACACTACACGGGAGACTCACAGTCAATCACCCAACTAGGACGCACAGCTGCAGCCACGCAACCCATCAAAACTGACTTAAGACACGATGAGTCAGCAGAAAACATGCAGCAGTTAGGATCTCTGCACGTGGATGGAGG ACCACCAGAGACCAGCCGATATTCCTCTATGCCTCTTTCTAAACCATATCCTGAAACTACACCAGACCAAAATGATGAGGACAACAGAGATGATCTGGCCCCCCTAAACCTCTCAACAAGGAATCAGGACAAAGAAAGTAGTCCTTATGACCACAGACTGAGGGTCTCagacacagagaaaataaatgggGAAGAGTTACCTCTGAACCTCAGTCTGCGAGCTTCTTATAGCAGCCCTGTTCACAGCTCTACCTTGAGCACTTTAAAAGATCTCCAGCACAGGCCAGATACTGAGCTGGATGAAGAACGATGTGACCAGAGGCAGACTGCAGCACTGGCACTCTGTCAGTTAGCCACTGCAAGTTCTGCTGCCTCTTTGTGGGACTTGAGCCCTGCAGATAGGCCCTCAGAGGGTTCCACAGACACTAAAAGTTCCTGCTTTCCAAAGAAGACCAAACGCACAACCAAGGCTAAGAAAACTGTTATAAAAAGAGCAAACAGTGGGCAGGCTGAAAACAAAAGCCATGCACCAAACAAGAAAGCAAAAGCACCAGGGCGGGTTCTGAGGAGGAGGCCGCGCTGCTCCTAA
- the tbcd gene encoding tubulin-specific chaperone D isoform X1 produces MALSETENECPGGEGGESIVQTCVLGGFGESCETRALLSSLPEVHGSTMTSESATQRFLVIMNRYQEQPHLLDPHLEWMLNIILEFVRSEKSPPSLVHLSFKFLYIICKVRGYKIFMQLLPHEVADVQPVLDLLSRQDPKDSETWETRYMLLLWLSMTCLIPFDLYRLDGHLESDSGKAREPTMDRILAIAKSYLLVCDSPRDAASVLVSKFMTRPDVKQKRLGDFLDWSLTTISQTNDQSVRDIMVLDGALQSLAKLFKHGKRDDLLQYAPTILQCLEQKNLSESSQAMLRKLGVKLIQRLGLTFLKPRLATWRYQRGSRSLAANLSMSQSTTVAVTPEVETHKLEEDYDIPEELETVIEHLLVGLKDKETIVRWSAAKGIGRVTGRLPKELADEVVGSVLDCFSFQETDNAWHGGCLALAELGRRGLLLPSRLTDVVPLIVKSLTYDEKRGACSVGSNVRDSACYVCWSFARAYEPEELEPFVTQIASALLITAVFDRNVNCRRAASAAFQENVGRQGTFPHGIDIVTAADYYAVGNINNCYLNISVYIASFPEYTKAMIDHLIAMKINHWDSVIRELSTKALHNLTPKAPKYMATTVLPQILPMAVGIDLHSRHGAIMACSEITHALYKLGVQTNRTVVDVISSECVDALKNIHQTLHDRKQYRGFGGELMRPAMCGLIEKLSRSKMPFKNETVITGWQSLIDDTIKNLHLVSSGVKDCIMVAVVAALSALCEEYYQDEPGQADSAMQDVLLSQYIEGLKSPQMLTRCGSALALGSLPRFMIQSKLNQILKGLQQMCTVSQKDGNFTEARRDAVKAIAQVCVKAGVCAHGSPDSALCSENVAEVYDALLNSMNDYTTDSRGDVGAWVREAAMTSLMEVTKLVASNAPEILLPDLVKCMMCCLAQQSAEKIDHYRAHAGSVFLQLLHSTDPAVPHIPHQEELLSIFPVETTTSLNWNAPSQAFQYITQLLGLPQYQYHTLLGLTVSVGGITESTVHFSSQSLFDYLRGIQDNNAALTQFGDALLSIFRDNLRNDRVSIPFLKMLDQILANSCFEIFTTQENHQFCVDLLALCKECKKTKDIAKLRACVTVFCGLIQFQGEVRKNVLSQLLMLLCHSYPVIRKTTASQMYEMLLTYDDVINPEMLDDVMTVLSDTNWESDLATVRTHRNQLCDWLGVPRPQVVTKQRSVQVS; encoded by the exons ATGGCATTATCGGAGACAGAGAATGAATGTCCCGGTGGTGAAGGAGGAGAGTCCATTGTTCAAACGTGCGTGTTGGGGGGCTTCGGTGAGAGCTGCGAGACCAGAGCTCTCCTCTCCAGCCTGCCGGAGGTTCACGGGAGCACGATGACAAGCGAGTCCGCCACACAGAGGTTCTTAG TGATAATGAACAGATATCAAGAGCAGCCTCATCTACTGGACCCACACTTAG aaTGGATGCTGAACATAATACTGGAGTTTGTGAGGAGTGAGAAGTCTCCCCCTTCATTGGTTCATTTGAGCTTTAAGTTTCTCTACATCATCTGTAAG GTCAGAGGTTATAAAATCTTCATGCAGCTTCTTCCCCATGAGGTTGCAGATGTCCAGCCAGTTCTCGACCTGCTGTCCAGGCAGGATCCCAAAGACTCAGAG ACTTGGGAAACTCgctacatgttgttgttgtggctgTCCATGACCTGCCTTATACCCTTTGACCTTTATCGTCTGGATGGTCATCTGGAGTCAGATAGTGGCAAGGCCAGAGAGCCCACCATGGACCGTATTTTAGCCATTGCAAAG tcTTATCTCCTCGTCTGTGATAGTCCGAGGGATGCGGCATCTGTACTGGTATCAAA GTTCATGACACGCCCTGATGTGAAACAGAAGCGTCTCGGAGACTTTTTGGACTGGAGCCTGACCACCATATCCCAGACCAATGACCAGTCAGTGAGAGACATTATGGTGCTGGATGGTGCCCTGCAGTCTCTG GCAAAGCTTTTCAAACATGGAAAAAGAGATGACCTCCTACAGTATG CGCCTACAATCCTGCAATGTCTGGAGCAGAAGAATCTTTCAGAGAGCAGCCAGGCCATGCTGAGGAAGCTTGGTGTCAAACTAATCCAGAGACTTGGCCTCACCTTTCTGAAGCCACGTTTGGCCACTTGGAG GTACCAGAGAGGCAGCCGCTCCCTGGCAGCAAACCTTTCCATGTCCCAATCTACCACAGTTGCCGTGACTCCTGAAGTGGAGACGCACAAATTGGAGGAGGACTATGACATTCCTGAGGAACTGGAGACTGTTATCG aGCATCTGCTGGTGGGACTGAAAGATAAGGAAACAATTGTGCGCTGGTCCGCAGCAAAGGG CATTGGGAGGGTGACAGGAAGGCTTCCCAAGGAGCTGGCAGATGAGGTGGTTGGATCAGTGCTGGACTGCTTCAG CTTCCAGGAAACAGACAACGCTTGGCATGGAGGTTGCCTGGCACTGGCAGAACTTGGAAGAAGAGGCCTGCTGCTCCCTTCACGGTTGACAGATG TTGTGCCTCTCATTGTCAAATCCCTGACCTACGATGAAAAGAGGGGAGCGTGCAGTGTTGGTTCCAATGTGCGTGACTCTGCCTGCTACGTGTGCTGGTCTTTCGCCAGAGCTTATGAACCTGAAGAGCTCGAGCCTTTTGTCACTCAGATTGCCAG TGCTTTGCTGATCACAGCTGTGTTCGACCGAAATGTAAACTGCCGCAGAGCCGCCTCA GCTGCCTTCCAGGAGAATGTTGGTAGACAG GGGACATTTCCTCACGGTATTGACATTGTGACTGCAGCAGACTACTATGCCGTTGGAAATATTAATAACTGCTATCTGAACATCAG TGTCTATATAGCTAGTTTCCCAGAGTACACCAAGGCCATGATTGATCATTTGATAGCTATGAAGATCAACCACTGGGATAG tGTGATCCGGGAGCTTTCTACTAAAGCACTCCACAATCTGACGCCTAAAGCACCTAAATATATGGCAACAACGG TTTTGCCACAGATTTTGCCCATGGCAGTGGGCATTGACCTCCACAGTCGCCATGGAGCCATCATGGCATGTTCAGAGATCACACACGCTCTCTACAAACTGGGCGTTCAGACTAACAG GACTGTGGTGGACGTAATTTCCTCAGAATGTGTGgatgcattaaaaaacattcaccAAACG CTACATGACAGAAAACAATACAG GGGTTTTGGTGGAGAGCTAATGAGGCCAGCTA TGTGCGGTCTTATTGAAAAGCTGTCCCGCTCCAAAATGCCATTCAAGAACGAAACTGTAATCA CTGGCTGGCAGTCGCTTATTGACGACACCATAAAGAATCTGCATCTCGTTTCGAGTGGTGTGAAGGATTGCATTATG GTTGCCGTGGTAGCGGCCTTGTCCGCCTTGTGTGAGGAGTACTACCAGGACGAGCCAGGCCAGGCAGACTCAGCAATGCAGG atGTCCTGTTATCTCAGTACATTGAAGGGCTGAAGAGTCCACAGATGCTGACTCGCTGTGGATCTGCCCTTGCCCTCGGCTCTCTGCCAAGATTTATGATCCAGAGCAAATTGAATCAG atcCTTAAAGGCCTCCAGCAGATGTGCACTGTCAGCCAGAAGGATGGGAATTTTACAGAGGCGAGGAGAGATGCAGTCAAAGCAATTGCTCA agtgtgtgtgaaggcTGGTGTTTGTGCCCATGGCTCCCCAGACTCTGCCCTATGCTCGGAAAATGTGGCAGAGGTGTATGACGCTCTGCTCAACAGCATGAATGACTACACAACAGACAGCCGAGGGGACGTTGGTGCTTG GGTGAGAGAGGCAGCGATGACTAGTCTGATGGAAGTGACTAAGCTGGTTGCCAGCAATGCTCCGGAGATCCTTTTGCCAGACCT AGTGAAGTGCATGATGTGCTGCCTGGCCCAGCAGTCAGCAGAAAAGATTGACCACTACAGAGCCCACGCTGGCAGCGTCTTCTTGCAGCTCCTTCATAGCACAGATCCTGCAGTACCTCACATCCCCCACCAAGAGGAGTTGTTGAGCATATTCCCTGT tgAGACCACAACCAGTCTTAACTGGAATGCTCCATCCCAAGCTTTCCAGTATATCACCCAGCTGCTTGGACTGCCCCAGTATCAGTACCACACCCTGCTGGGCCTCACTGTGTCTGTGGGAGGGATAACCGAGTCCACA GTGCATTTTTCTTCTCAGTCGTTGTTTGACTATCTGAGAGGGATCCAGGACAACAATGCTGCTCTGACACAGTTTGGAGATGCGTTGCTGAGTATCTTCAGAGACAATCTCCGCAAtgacag GGTGTCTATTCCTTTTCTTAAGATGCTCGATCAGATTCTTGCTAACAGCTGCTTTGAAATCTTTACCACACAAGAGAA cCATCAGTTCTGTGTAGACCTGTTGGCCCTTTGCAAAGAATGCAAGAAGACTAAAGATATCGCCAAGCTACGCGCCTGTGTAACTGT CTTCTGTGGGTTGATCCAGTTCCAGGGTGAGGTGAGGAAGAACGTTTTGTCCCAGCTGCTGATGCTACTTTGCCATTCCTACCCTGTG ATCAGAAAGACAACAGCCAGCCAGATGTACGAGATGCTGCTGACCTACGATGATGTCATAAATCCGGAAATGTTGGATGATGTCATGACCGTGCTAAGTGATACTAATTG GGAGAGTGACCTTGCCACAGTACGGACCCACAGGAATCAGCTTTGTGATTGGTTGGGAGTCCCCAGACCACAGGTGGTTACCAAG CAGAGAAGTGTCCAGGTTTCCTGA